A stretch of the Leptospiraceae bacterium genome encodes the following:
- the cas1 gene encoding CRISPR-associated endonuclease Cas1, translating into MADIYIVEDYACLSKKGDKLNISKNKENMGSVPFHKVDSIHAFGNVQFSTQLLHELLNKNINLSLYTHSGNYIGQLISPTSKNIDLRFMQYKQYENEEFRLAIGKALIAQKFEASIRLLEDNVKNSETLSLKDELKQLRKWRKKLETAKDIPGLLGLEGSFARIYFECFGKLFKQENIFQGRSKKPPKDLGNSLLSFLYVVLTNRISSYLEGQGFEPFIGFLHARKYGRISLACDIIEPLRPAFCDRLVLKAFNLKTVSEEDFEKKEEGFYLNPEAKKAFLKLYSTELFEERQYLFHKGTIQDILIYFSDWLKTCLEKGEVIALSGK; encoded by the coding sequence ATGGCAGATATTTATATCGTAGAGGATTATGCCTGTCTCAGTAAAAAAGGGGATAAGCTGAATATCTCTAAAAATAAGGAAAATATGGGTTCTGTTCCTTTTCACAAGGTGGATAGTATTCATGCTTTTGGTAATGTTCAATTCTCAACTCAACTTTTACATGAGTTGCTGAATAAGAATATTAATTTATCTTTATATACTCATTCGGGTAATTATATAGGTCAATTAATTTCTCCTACTTCGAAAAATATAGACCTTCGCTTCATGCAATATAAACAGTACGAAAATGAAGAGTTTCGTCTTGCAATAGGAAAGGCTTTAATTGCACAAAAATTTGAGGCAAGTATTCGACTTCTGGAAGATAATGTAAAAAACTCGGAAACTCTTTCTTTAAAAGATGAACTGAAACAACTTCGTAAATGGAGAAAGAAACTGGAAACAGCAAAAGATATTCCGGGTCTTTTGGGATTGGAAGGAAGTTTTGCCCGTATTTACTTTGAATGCTTCGGAAAACTATTTAAACAGGAAAACATTTTTCAGGGTAGAAGTAAGAAACCTCCGAAGGACCTTGGAAACTCCCTTCTCTCTTTTCTATATGTGGTACTTACCAATCGAATTTCTTCCTATCTCGAAGGACAGGGCTTTGAACCCTTTATTGGTTTTCTACATGCAAGAAAATACGGAAGAATCAGCCTTGCCTGTGATATTATAGAGCCTTTGCGTCCTGCTTTTTGTGATAGGCTTGTCTTAAAAGCGTTTAATCTAAAAACTGTAAGTGAAGAAGATTTTGAGAAAAAAGAAGAAGGTTTCTATTTAAACCCCGAAGCCAAGAAAGCGTTTTTAAAACTCTATTCTACGGAACTCTTTGAAGAACGTCAGTATCTTTTTCACAAAGGAACGATTCAGGATATACTCATATACTTTTCAGACTGGTTAAAAACCTGCCTGGAAAAAGGAGAAGTCATAGCACTTTCAGGAAAATGA
- a CDS encoding suppressor of fused domain protein, which yields MTNEEGITYQETNPYGSMTAFLEDDGRTVYLYLQSQMNPAYEMQSVWVKNRVEAPEKRTEEELRSGRAPVLTRSELASNPDISPLSEKDLYFIWLEEGNGLALFVNDSLYTFLPPWSGMKGFHGYSRYVKDEALTATAIGDTNHGVIVERIEKARQFWEYRSKPETWIQIRDSRLHFLESKFGTHTKYWSADGGKFPFIGIARFQLKDSSIQIYSTIGMSGQNMPAVEFYHKDYEAYARIELVFAIRSGAGPDSTESWVPHFMGELVKFPWNMQKWLGEGHTIQLGRQDPEALLEFNHLLLFEDSKPSLLPSLMGFNTEKEKPVRFLYMLPITEEEKVWASRNGSLQLKEKFIEKAYGVIHHPDRQSLV from the coding sequence ATGACAAACGAAGAGGGTATAACCTATCAGGAAACAAACCCCTACGGGAGCATGACTGCTTTCCTGGAGGATGATGGAAGAACCGTGTACTTATACCTGCAAAGCCAGATGAACCCTGCATACGAAATGCAATCTGTCTGGGTAAAAAACCGGGTGGAAGCCCCGGAAAAAAGAACCGAAGAGGAGTTACGCTCCGGCAGGGCTCCCGTTCTCACTCGTTCCGAACTGGCTTCAAACCCCGACATTTCTCCACTCTCAGAAAAGGATCTCTACTTTATCTGGCTCGAAGAAGGAAACGGTCTTGCTCTTTTTGTAAACGATTCTTTATACACCTTTCTCCCTCCCTGGTCCGGAATGAAAGGTTTTCACGGTTACAGTCGGTATGTCAAAGATGAGGCCCTGACAGCTACTGCGATAGGAGATACAAATCATGGGGTCATAGTCGAGAGAATTGAAAAAGCGAGACAATTCTGGGAATACCGTTCCAAACCGGAAACCTGGATTCAAATTCGTGATTCCCGGCTGCATTTTTTAGAATCTAAGTTCGGAACCCATACAAAATACTGGTCGGCAGATGGAGGGAAATTCCCTTTTATCGGAATCGCCCGGTTTCAGTTAAAAGATAGTTCTATTCAAATATATTCCACCATAGGAATGAGCGGCCAGAACATGCCCGCAGTAGAGTTTTATCATAAAGATTATGAAGCCTATGCCAGAATTGAGCTTGTGTTTGCCATCCGCTCCGGAGCCGGGCCTGATTCTACTGAATCCTGGGTTCCTCATTTTATGGGAGAACTGGTTAAGTTTCCCTGGAACATGCAGAAATGGCTGGGAGAAGGCCATACGATTCAGCTCGGTCGTCAGGATCCGGAAGCCTTACTGGAATTTAACCATCTTTTACTTTTTGAAGATTCTAAGCCTTCTCTACTTCCTTCTTTAATGGGTTTCAATACGGAAAAAGAAAAACCGGTAAGATTTCTTTATATGCTTCCGATTACAGAAGAAGAGAAAGTCTGGGCCTCAAGAAATGGTTCTTTACAACTAAAAGAAAAATTCATTGAAAAAGCTTACGGTGTCATTCACCATCCGGACAGGCAAAGCCTGGTATAG
- a CDS encoding CPBP family intramembrane metalloprotease: protein MIKYIYICLIILSFFVDSLFSEPLSPEKGQTHIRPETAAFYGLVPGLGQIINGEYFSAATQVLTFSSAAYLSSYYVRHRDYIHINERKIDFDPFYTYLSNEISARNMYNKDVPAPGIWETEYERRLRFLKEKKMAEQNPLLEYGPYTRINQVSLYAQMAEQTMLHTLFYSVYSAYRDTGVMGEERSKETFASLATAPFDFQILSHPTIWTPIAALAILGASGLLDSQQATLVPKNFHSNGDGAFFTTVVSFNAGVGEEAFFRGYLNHSISRRHGAIAGGFVSGLTFGLAHYGEENRAPVIQTLFGFYAAFLHQINGYDIRPGIALHFWWDIIAIAIELRKYKPDDNFSKNRREVHFMPTLYEYRF from the coding sequence ATGATTAAATATATTTATATTTGTTTAATAATTCTTTCTTTCTTTGTGGATTCTTTATTTTCTGAACCCTTAAGTCCGGAAAAAGGCCAAACACATATTCGCCCGGAGACAGCAGCTTTTTATGGACTTGTGCCGGGTCTCGGACAAATTATCAATGGAGAATATTTCTCTGCTGCAACTCAAGTATTGACATTTAGCTCTGCTGCTTATTTAAGTTCCTACTATGTCAGGCATCGAGATTATATTCATATAAATGAAAGGAAGATTGATTTTGATCCATTTTATACGTATCTTTCAAATGAAATCTCAGCAAGGAATATGTATAATAAAGATGTACCCGCACCCGGTATCTGGGAGACAGAATATGAGAGAAGGCTAAGATTCTTAAAAGAAAAAAAAATGGCCGAACAGAATCCCCTTCTTGAATACGGACCCTATACTCGGATTAACCAGGTGAGTCTGTATGCACAGATGGCCGAGCAGACTATGCTGCATACACTCTTTTATTCCGTGTATTCGGCTTACAGGGATACGGGAGTTATGGGAGAAGAAAGAAGCAAAGAAACATTCGCTTCTCTGGCAACTGCTCCTTTTGATTTCCAAATCCTTTCTCATCCGACAATATGGACACCTATCGCCGCTCTGGCTATACTCGGAGCCAGCGGTCTTTTGGATAGTCAGCAAGCTACTCTCGTTCCCAAAAATTTTCATAGTAACGGTGATGGAGCTTTTTTTACAACGGTGGTAAGTTTCAATGCCGGTGTGGGGGAAGAAGCTTTTTTTCGAGGCTATTTGAATCATAGTATCTCCAGAAGACATGGAGCTATAGCAGGAGGCTTTGTTTCCGGTCTGACATTCGGACTGGCTCATTATGGTGAGGAAAATCGGGCCCCGGTAATCCAAACGCTCTTTGGTTTTTATGCGGCCTTCTTACACCAGATCAACGGTTATGATATTCGCCCCGGCATAGCCCTACATTTCTGGTGGGATATTATTGCCATAGCAATAGAACTTCGGAAGTATAAACCGGATGATAATTTTAGCAAGAATCGTAGAGAGGTTCATTTCATGCCAACTCTTTATGAATACAGGTTTTAA
- a CDS encoding sigma-70 family RNA polymerase sigma factor → MDKYQDQVFAQALKYTGNPDEAEDITQEVFLKAYESLSAFRGESQFSSWLYRITQNELIKRIRTRSRLPEQLEENPETSFSYSDMFKKWSASLSPEVNLIKEEMAQRIHSLIGRLPLNYKKPLVLYYFDNMSYKEISESLNLKMNTLKSYIFRGKELMKEWINKDEDRE, encoded by the coding sequence ATGGATAAATACCAGGATCAGGTCTTTGCCCAGGCCCTGAAATATACCGGTAATCCGGACGAAGCGGAAGACATAACTCAGGAAGTTTTTCTTAAGGCCTATGAAAGTCTTTCTGCATTTCGGGGGGAATCTCAATTTTCATCCTGGCTGTATCGCATCACCCAGAATGAACTTATTAAGAGAATTCGAACCAGGTCACGTTTACCTGAACAACTGGAAGAAAACCCGGAAACGAGTTTTTCTTACTCTGATATGTTTAAAAAATGGAGTGCTTCTCTCAGTCCGGAAGTAAATCTTATTAAAGAAGAAATGGCTCAAAGAATTCATTCCCTTATAGGTCGCCTTCCACTTAATTATAAAAAGCCTCTGGTTCTTTATTATTTTGATAATATGTCTTATAAAGAAATATCCGAAAGCCTGAATTTGAAAATGAATACCCTAAAAAGTTATATCTTCAGGGGAAAAGAACTTATGAAGGAATGGATAAATAAAGATGAAGATAGAGAGTAA
- the cas6 gene encoding CRISPR-associated endoribonuclease Cas6, whose protein sequence is MRFILKLKNIPGERILPINYQYELASWIYSVLAQGDKNYAKNLHSKKESAYKLFTFSKLKTPEVQVYEDRLILFSEYSSFEISFLEEKTGKTFLIGLFSQKEFSIGDKKSRATFNIEKLEEKPKPNFTDTMRFYTLSPICISKPGSNGFPDYLGPEDENYESYFLKHLIHKYESYLSKDTKEELSETLQLKVLDKPVRKLIKLKASSENVQSVRVYQFAFEIKANAEINRMAYYAGFGEKNSMGFGCVEVKKEISS, encoded by the coding sequence ATGCGTTTTATACTTAAATTAAAAAACATTCCCGGAGAAAGAATTCTTCCCATAAACTATCAGTACGAGTTGGCTTCATGGATATATTCTGTCCTGGCACAGGGTGATAAAAATTATGCTAAAAACTTACATAGCAAGAAAGAAAGTGCTTACAAGCTTTTTACCTTTTCCAAATTGAAAACTCCTGAAGTTCAGGTTTATGAAGACAGGTTGATTCTTTTTTCTGAATACTCCAGTTTTGAGATATCTTTCTTAGAAGAAAAAACGGGTAAGACTTTCCTGATAGGTCTTTTTTCGCAGAAAGAATTTAGTATAGGAGATAAAAAGTCTCGTGCTACTTTTAACATAGAAAAACTGGAAGAAAAACCGAAACCAAATTTTACCGATACCATGCGTTTTTATACCCTGTCTCCTATTTGCATTTCCAAACCCGGAAGTAATGGTTTTCCAGACTATCTCGGTCCGGAAGATGAAAACTATGAATCTTATTTTTTAAAGCACCTTATTCATAAATACGAATCCTATCTTTCAAAGGATACGAAAGAAGAGTTATCAGAAACTTTACAATTGAAGGTTCTGGATAAGCCCGTAAGGAAGTTAATCAAGCTGAAGGCTTCTTCTGAAAATGTTCAAAGTGTCAGGGTCTACCAGTTTGCCTTTGAAATCAAAGCAAATGCCGAGATAAATCGCATGGCTTACTATGCAGGATTTGGTGAAAAAAATAGTATGGGTTTCGGTTGTGTGGAAGTGAAGAAAGAAATTTCCTCATGA
- the cas2 gene encoding CRISPR-associated endonuclease Cas2 yields the protein MTEKTYLFCYDIPSDKEGNRRRTKLMKLLEKNGIRVQYSIFEIRLEKDEELNELLNAVQNIVSKKQDSIRIYPLYTDVMKNLILIGQANLYKEPNEYIF from the coding sequence ATGACAGAGAAAACCTATTTATTTTGTTATGATATTCCTTCGGATAAAGAAGGAAATCGAAGGCGTACCAAACTTATGAAACTTCTGGAGAAGAATGGAATACGTGTGCAGTATTCTATTTTTGAAATTCGCCTGGAAAAAGATGAGGAACTCAATGAGCTTCTGAATGCAGTGCAAAATATTGTTTCTAAAAAACAGGACTCGATTCGAATCTACCCCTTGTATACGGATGTCATGAAGAATTTAATTTTAATCGGTCAGGCCAATCTTTATAAGGAGCCTAATGAATATATTTTTTAA
- a CDS encoding DUF445 family protein, with product MKHELSINTVDTLFRRGIVIITLLFGILEFTLFKDNIWVRALFVVLMAGIVGYFTNFLAIKMLFQPKQGKVLGWEGLVPKNKKKIARSLGNSIQNQLLAPEIILAYIYERKLIETGTLKLANWIDQIFQDEKVRNAVTAKIISVLKEKGPEIVSAVFDVSEETLKNLARNPEEIKKFWEHARERIVEYIKTEENREAIAVSTKKVLLEEIPRLSRVLNEALETYLHQKKAIGTLGMSLKKLVSFNDGAIQEVLEKFIKDPETSEQFMGMLDTLVDEFQAKLNSQETQDFILSKVEDWISISSKYARQSILPTGIDKLKAYLDDEKNWQKLDQFIFKTLDWGKVKVLEYMSSDEGQEHVKTNIAKVVHQINVTQLVEEQVMKLDTDELEKMILDNTGGNLVVIQVLGGVLGMIAGLIQVHILFTFPVMVLVLIAYIAHVVNKRKYEINK from the coding sequence ATGAAACATGAACTCAGTATCAATACTGTAGATACTCTCTTTCGAAGGGGAATTGTGATTATTACCCTTCTCTTTGGCATCTTAGAGTTTACCCTTTTCAAAGATAATATCTGGGTCAGGGCCTTATTTGTAGTCCTTATGGCCGGGATTGTGGGTTATTTTACAAATTTTTTAGCTATTAAAATGCTTTTTCAACCCAAGCAGGGAAAAGTTTTAGGCTGGGAGGGGCTTGTTCCCAAAAATAAAAAGAAAATTGCCAGAAGTCTCGGGAATAGTATTCAGAATCAATTATTAGCCCCGGAGATTATCCTGGCTTATATCTACGAAAGGAAGTTAATTGAAACCGGAACTCTGAAGCTGGCAAATTGGATAGACCAGATTTTCCAGGATGAAAAAGTTCGAAATGCAGTAACAGCCAAAATTATCAGTGTTTTAAAAGAGAAGGGACCGGAAATCGTAAGTGCCGTTTTTGATGTTTCAGAGGAAACTTTAAAAAATCTCGCCCGGAATCCCGAAGAAATCAAAAAGTTCTGGGAACATGCAAGAGAAAGAATTGTAGAATATATAAAGACGGAAGAAAACCGGGAAGCCATAGCGGTCAGTACAAAAAAAGTTTTATTAGAAGAAATTCCGAGGCTTTCCAGGGTTTTAAATGAAGCCCTGGAAACCTACCTCCACCAGAAAAAAGCCATAGGAACTCTGGGGATGAGCTTGAAGAAGCTGGTTTCTTTCAATGATGGCGCGATTCAGGAAGTCCTGGAAAAATTTATAAAGGATCCGGAAACCTCGGAACAGTTTATGGGTATGCTCGACACCCTGGTTGATGAATTTCAGGCCAAATTGAACTCCCAGGAAACCCAGGACTTTATTCTTTCCAAGGTAGAAGACTGGATCAGTATTTCGAGTAAATATGCAAGACAATCCATCCTGCCTACCGGAATTGATAAACTAAAAGCGTATCTCGATGATGAAAAGAACTGGCAAAAATTGGATCAGTTTATTTTTAAAACACTCGATTGGGGTAAGGTAAAAGTACTGGAGTATATGAGTTCAGACGAAGGACAGGAACATGTCAAAACAAATATAGCGAAAGTGGTTCACCAGATTAATGTTACCCAGCTCGTAGAAGAACAGGTCATGAAGCTCGATACGGATGAATTAGAAAAAATGATCTTAGATAACACCGGTGGTAATTTGGTTGTAATCCAGGTCTTAGGTGGAGTTCTCGGGATGATAGCCGGTCTGATACAGGTTCATATTCTCTTTACTTTCCCGGTTATGGTTTTAGTTTTAATTGCCTATATTGCCCATGTTGTGAACAAGAGAAAGTATGAAATAAACAAATAA
- a CDS encoding SpoIIE family protein phosphatase, whose translation MNIEDKFVFEQILENCWEAIVYADLQGTVIYTNKAAELLYGYEPGELIGKSVDIFNSHLSHNTDVIIESIKNAGYWKGEIVQRRKDDSPITCLLAVSLLKNVWNEPIGLVSNSKNITEQKLQEEILRKIENNENISFKVIKELQNEQSQMLKQLIFERTKELDISLAGIKKDLSVAKKIQSNILPDKIDSLDRLKFCIRYIPLQEVGGDFYDISKNQEGDVRVLVADATGHGVQGALVTMAIKGEYEILKQQVRNPAELLTILNKRFIEKYNSLNSYFSCCILDFDLRNFKLEVASAGHPSQFLLRDEEVHTITKTGRIIGVVSEVNYKLKQYDIQPGDRLFLFSDGIYEEFNSDESEFGEERLVQIFKEYKNLQLNDSVETILRNLKTFLNGKPIQDDITLIGIDIT comes from the coding sequence ATGAATATAGAAGATAAATTTGTATTTGAACAAATCTTAGAAAACTGTTGGGAGGCCATTGTTTATGCTGACTTACAGGGAACGGTTATCTATACAAATAAAGCTGCGGAACTCCTATACGGTTATGAACCGGGGGAGTTAATCGGAAAAAGTGTAGATATTTTCAATTCCCATTTGAGCCATAATACCGATGTAATTATTGAATCTATAAAGAACGCCGGTTACTGGAAAGGAGAAATTGTTCAGAGAAGAAAGGATGATAGCCCGATCACCTGCCTGCTTGCGGTTAGTCTTCTAAAGAATGTATGGAATGAACCTATAGGTCTTGTATCCAATAGCAAGAACATTACAGAACAGAAACTTCAAGAAGAAATTTTAAGGAAAATTGAAAATAATGAAAATATAAGCTTTAAAGTTATCAAGGAATTACAGAACGAGCAAAGCCAGATGCTAAAACAGCTTATATTTGAAAGAACGAAGGAATTGGATATAAGCCTTGCTGGTATCAAGAAAGATTTGAGTGTAGCCAAAAAGATTCAGTCAAATATTCTTCCTGATAAAATAGATTCCTTAGATAGATTGAAGTTTTGTATACGTTATATACCTCTTCAGGAAGTAGGAGGAGACTTTTATGATATTTCAAAGAATCAAGAAGGGGATGTTCGAGTTTTAGTTGCTGATGCTACCGGACATGGAGTTCAGGGAGCTCTGGTTACAATGGCGATTAAAGGGGAATATGAAATTTTAAAACAACAGGTACGTAACCCGGCAGAACTTTTGACCATACTCAATAAACGCTTTATCGAAAAATATAATTCTTTAAATTCTTACTTTTCCTGTTGTATACTGGATTTCGATTTGAGAAATTTTAAATTAGAAGTAGCTTCTGCCGGTCATCCTTCTCAATTCTTATTACGGGATGAAGAAGTTCATACCATCACAAAAACAGGGAGAATCATTGGTGTTGTTTCCGAGGTAAACTATAAGCTTAAGCAATACGACATTCAGCCGGGTGATCGTTTATTCCTATTCTCTGATGGAATATATGAAGAATTCAATTCAGATGAATCAGAATTTGGCGAAGAACGTCTGGTGCAAATATTTAAGGAATATAAAAATTTGCAGCTAAATGATTCAGTAGAAACTATTCTTCGTAATTTAAAAACCTTTTTAAATGGAAAGCCCATTCAGGATGACATTACGCTAATCGGAATTGATATTACTTGA
- a CDS encoding amidohydrolase, whose product MKEKISGRLVNHEKEWYGTIVFDSKTGLIEEVTENIEGYATFSPEDCIIFPGFGDIHIHAREDLSGLHTYKEDFFSAGIAALNGGLCHIADMPNNPVAPINDDIYRKKEFLSRKSPIHVTLYAGIGPQTKPLSRSVPYKVFMGPSVGDLFFKDNESLEMVIREYEGQNVSFHCEDPIILEKHATNPKHEERRPPEAEITATAFALHLIEKYKLRGKLCHYSTGEGLQQIISAKKKGLQLSCEVTPTHLFFDKSMLTDENRHWLQMNPPLRTKEDKEILLQAFINGDIDYLASDHAPHSIEEKQKGISGVSHLDTYSLFVTYLILEKKVLLTRIAETCAKNPGEFVNPYLPSNFGKGFGKLEKGYVANFTVLNLKEKTSFERNMVKSKSGWSPFEGFTFPGSIEAVYYLGKRMKR is encoded by the coding sequence ATGAAAGAAAAAATTTCAGGTAGATTAGTAAACCATGAAAAAGAATGGTATGGAACGATTGTTTTCGATTCTAAAACCGGTCTAATCGAGGAGGTAACCGAAAACATCGAAGGCTATGCAACTTTTTCTCCGGAAGACTGTATCATTTTTCCGGGTTTTGGAGATATCCACATTCATGCTCGTGAGGATTTAAGCGGTCTTCATACGTATAAAGAAGATTTTTTTTCAGCAGGAATAGCAGCTCTTAATGGAGGACTCTGCCATATCGCTGATATGCCCAATAATCCGGTGGCACCTATCAATGATGATATATACAGAAAAAAAGAGTTTTTAAGCCGTAAATCTCCGATTCATGTTACCCTATATGCAGGCATAGGGCCACAAACGAAACCTCTTTCTCGCTCAGTTCCTTATAAGGTTTTTATGGGTCCTTCTGTAGGAGACCTTTTCTTCAAAGATAACGAAAGTCTGGAAATGGTTATACGAGAATATGAAGGCCAGAATGTTAGCTTTCATTGCGAAGACCCAATCATTCTCGAAAAACATGCAACAAATCCAAAACACGAAGAAAGACGACCTCCCGAAGCGGAAATTACGGCTACCGCATTTGCCTTACATCTGATAGAAAAATATAAGCTTCGTGGAAAACTCTGTCATTACTCGACCGGTGAAGGATTACAACAAATCATTTCTGCAAAAAAGAAAGGCCTACAACTTAGCTGTGAAGTAACACCCACACACCTATTCTTTGATAAGAGTATGCTAACAGATGAGAACAGGCATTGGTTGCAGATGAATCCCCCCTTACGTACAAAAGAAGATAAGGAAATTCTCTTACAGGCTTTTATAAATGGAGATATTGATTATCTTGCCAGTGACCATGCTCCTCATAGTATAGAAGAAAAACAAAAAGGCATCAGCGGTGTATCTCATCTCGATACCTATTCCTTATTTGTGACTTATCTAATTTTGGAAAAAAAAGTTCTCCTGACACGAATTGCAGAGACCTGTGCAAAAAATCCGGGAGAATTTGTAAACCCCTATTTACCTTCTAATTTTGGAAAAGGATTTGGAAAATTAGAAAAAGGTTATGTTGCAAATTTTACGGTTCTGAACCTCAAAGAAAAAACCAGCTTTGAAAGAAATATGGTGAAAAGCAAAAGTGGCTGGTCTCCCTTTGAAGGCTTCACCTTTCCCGGTTCAATAGAAGCGGTATATTATCTCGGAAAAAGAATGAAAAGATAA